DNA sequence from the Brevundimonas sp. NIBR10 genome:
CCGGGCGGCCTGGGCCTCGGCCTTCCAGCGGGCCATGACGGCGGGGTGGTCGGGACAGGCGGCGCGGTTGTTGTAGCCCGCTTCGAGATCCGGTCGGCTCTTACCCGTCACGTTCGCATCCGCTAGGAACGGCTCCAGACACGGGAGCCTTCGGCCATGATGACCGCCATCTTCGTCTTCATCAAATGCGAGCTGGGCCACGCCAACGACGTCGCCGCCGACATGGTGGACAATGTCGAGAACGTCTCGGAGGTCTATTCGACCTCGGGCCAGTACGACCTGCTGGCCAAGTTCCAGCTGCCGAAAGAGATGGACATCGGGACCTTCGTGACGAAATCGGTCCAGACCCGGCCGCATATCCGCGACACCTTCACCGTCATCACCTTCTCGCCCTTCCTGCCGACCGGGAAATAGCCCACCGAGACGGGTGATGGTCATGCAACGGTCGCGAACGTCGCCCAGTCAGGGCGAAACGGAGTTTCGACCATGCGCCTGATCCTCATCGCCGCCGCTGCCGCTCTTCTGGTTTCCGCCTGTACGCCGATGGCCGACAGTCCCGCGCCGTCCGGGCCGGTCCAGAGCGCCGACGCGGCCTCCTGTGCGGCACGAGGCGGCGAACTGCGGCGGGTCGGCCGGATGCAGAGCCAGCAGTGCATCCTGAAATACGCCGACGCCAACAAACCCTGCACCGACAACGGCCAGTGTCAGGGCGATTGCCGGGTCGAGGGCTCGATCAGCACGCCGGCCGGGGCGTCCGTGGCGGGACGCTGCACGGTGGATAGCGATCGCTTCGGCTGTCACACCACGATCACGGGCGGCAAGGCCGATCCGACGCTGTGCATTGATTGATATCAGCAACCACGAAAAAGCCCCCGCCGCTTCTGCGACGGGGGCCTGATCGTATCGGTAGAGAAGCGGCTTAGTGCTTCGGCGCCGTGTCGCCCGGAGCCATCGCGCCGGTCGAGGGCGAGGTGTTCGGGGTGTTGGCGGTGGTCATGCCGCCGTCGGCGTTGCCGGCTTGCTGCTCGATCACGTCGGCCTGGGCGTTGAGGGCCTTTTCCTCGGCTTCGTTCGGGGTCGCGGCGGCCTGGGCCTCCAGCGAGTCCGCCTGGACCTCGGCGGCCTTGTCGGCGGCGCTTTCGCCGCAGGCGGCGACGCCGGCCAGCATGGCGACGGCAGCGGAGGCGATGATCAGTTTACGCATGGGGTAGTTCCCTTCCTGTTGGAAAGACCCAAACGGTGCCGCTTCAGATTGGTTCACGTGCCCGTGATGATTATTTGATGGTGCAGCGCACTGTTATTGCTAAGCTTTAGGGCGTTCCCAGCATAACGGCGGTCTCAATCCGCCACCGCGAAGGCCACGCGGGCCGCCCCCAGCAGGGCCGCATGCTTGTGCAGGATCACCTTGGTGGGGATGGCCGCCATATAGTC
Encoded proteins:
- a CDS encoding Lrp/AsnC family transcriptional regulator; the encoded protein is MMTAIFVFIKCELGHANDVAADMVDNVENVSEVYSTSGQYDLLAKFQLPKEMDIGTFVTKSVQTRPHIRDTFTVITFSPFLPTGK